Within Desulfobacter sp., the genomic segment AGCCGTAAAATCCTAAATCCATTCATTTTTTGTTTGACAATCCCCCTGCTTTCATTTATTTTCCGCCGCTATGTGAAATGCGAACATAAACCTAACAAAAACCTGCTCTTAAGCAGAAAACACGCCACGGACCTCACTTGAGGCGGCCGGGTTGCACCATCTGATAATACTGCCAATTCCTGCAACGGTTGCTCCTAAGGGCATCCGTTTTTTTTTTGCCCGGCACCGGTCCGTTATGTAATTTAAAAGGGAAATCAACGATGTTTAATAAAAAGAGTTCTTTGAAAACCAAATTTTTAACGCCCATATGCCTGGTGACCCTGCTGGCATTTGCCGTCACCATCGCCGTTGTGGTGGGAAGGGCCAAAGAGATGGCGGAAACCGACGCCCTTGAAAACGCCACCCAGACCGCATACCGGTACGGCGGAGAAGTCAAGATCCAGATTGAAAAGGGCATGGAAGCCGCCCGGACCCTGGCAGAGGCCCTGGAAGGTATGAAAAAGGCCGCCGATCCCACTGGACGGGACCTTGTAGCAGAAATGCTCAAGCAGATCCTGAAAAGAAACCCCGCATTTATCGGTGTGTGGACAGTCTGGGAACCCAATGCCTTTGACGGCCTGGACACTGAATACGCCAACACCGAGTTCCACGATGCAACCGGGCGCCTGGCATTCCTTGCGGACCGCTTCGGCACCTCTTCCAATTTCGGAGTCTGTGCGGACTATGACATCCCCGGCACCGGAGACTATTACCTGTCTCCCATGAAAACCGGCCGGGAAACCATTCTCGACCCCTATGAATGGGAACAGGACGGGGACAAATTCCTTCTGGCCACCCTTGCCGTTCCCATTCAGGTGAACGGGAGAACCATGGGGGTTGCAGGGATTGATATCGCACTGAAAACCTTTCAGGAAATGGTCAAGGGAATTCAAATTTATGAAACCGGCTATGTGGCTGTCATTGCCAACAACGGCAGTTATGTCGCCCATCCCAAATCCGGACGCCTGGGCAAGCCCATGGTGGACACCGACCCCTGGGTTACCCCCTTTCTCAAAGATATTAACGCCGGCACCGGTTTCACGACCAGAAGCAGTTCTAAAACCGCAGACGCCGAATTCATCCGTATCTGCGTCCCCGTAACCATTGGCAATACGGCCACCCCCTGGGCGGTAATGGCCAATGTGCCCCGGGATATCATTTTTCAAAAGGCCAATGCCATCATGTACCTCAGTGCCGGCATCGGCATGGGGGCCCTGGTGATCCTCATGGTCACCGTCTACCTGATCACCGGTTATATTATAAGACAGCTCAAAAAAGGGGTGGATTTTGCAGAAACCATGTCCGGGGGAGACCTGAGCCGGACCCTTGAGATAAAGTCCAATGATGAAATCGGCACCCTGTCCGCCGCCCTGAACAAAATGGTGGGCAGCCTCGGGGGAATGGTGAAAAAAGTATCCGGCGGGGTGGAGACCCTGACCGATGCCTCGGGCAGCCTGTCAGCCGCCTCCAGTCAGATGGCCGCCTCAGCAGAACAATCCTCGGCCTCATCCGCCCAGGTGGCGGCCGCAGCAGAAGAGTTGAACGCCGGCATGTCGGCTGTGGCCGCGGCAACGGAACAATCCGCCGCCAATATCGACCTGGTGGCATCGGCCACCGAAGAGATGACCGCAACCATCAATGAAATCGCCAAAAACTCAGAAAACGCCAGGACCGTCACGGCCCAGGCCGCAGACCAGGCCAAAATGACCACGGAAAAGGTCAGGGCCCTGGGAAGTGCTGCCCGGGATATTGACAAAGTGACCGCAGCCATCACCGAGATTTCCGAGCAGACCAACCTGCTTGCCCTCAACGCCACCATTGAGGCGGCCCGGGCCGGCGAGGCTGGCAAAGGATTTGCCGTGGTTGCCGGGGAAATCAAGACACTGGCCGCCCAGACCGCCGAGGCCACCCGGCAGATCAAAGGAAATATAGACGCCATCCAGACGTCCACCAGTGAGTCTGTGCTTGAGATAGAAGACATTGCCCAGGTAATCATTGATATCGACAATATTGTTTCAACCATTGCCGTGGCCGTGGAGGAACAGGCCGCCACCACCGGGGAAATCGCATCCAATGTGACGGAAATATCCAACGGTATCCAGGAGGTGAATGGCAGCATCACCCAGAGTACCCAGGTTTCAGGAGAGATTGCCGGTCAGATCGCCGAAATCAGCCAGGCCTCAGGGGAAATCTCCCAGACCAGCTTCCAGGTGAGAGACCAGTCCGCCGAGCTTACACAGCTTTCGGTCCAGCTCAGGGAAATGATCGGGCATTTCCGGCTATAACCAAAAAGGCCGTTCCATCGAAGAGGAAACAAGCGGTGAAAATACAACCGGCCCCGGGCGCAGCAGCGTCCGGGGCCGGTTTTTTATTGGGCGGTAACGGGGCCGGGAGATCACATCAGCGGACCAGGATATTATTCCCGGGATAAATATTGTCCTTTGCCGTCATATTGTTGAGCTTTCTGAGCGCAGCGACGGAGGTCTTGTATTTCTGGGAAATAGACCAGAGGGTCTCCCCTTTTTTTACGGTATGAAAAATATTTGTTTTTTTCTTTTTCGTTGTCTGCACCGCTTTCTTTTTCAGGGGCGCCTTCTGGGAAACCGCGGCCACCGGCTTGGGTAGCTTGGCTGCGGGTTTTACGGCTGCCGGGGCCTGCTTCAAAGCGGCCACCCGTTTTTCCATCTTTGCCAGGCGGTCCATCAATCCATCCAGTTTCAAGGTCATGGCACGTTCCAGCCGGGTGACCCGCTGGTCCAAGTCGGAAACCGCTTTGGCATCTCCCTGGACCGGGGCCTCCGGCATGGGCGAGGACGCGGCAAGCCGTGACAGGGAGACCTCCAGGTCGGCAATCCGCTGCTCCATCCTGGGATCTGCCGCAACAGCCGGCTGCGGGGCGGCGCCAAGGGTATCTTCCCTGCCCCTGTCATCGGGGTCCGGGGACCTGAAAAATAAAAAGAATACAAGTACGGTCACCACCAGGGCGCCGACCATGATCAGGGTGAATTCATTCATTTTCAGCAATGATCCGCCCAGATCAAAGCCGCCCGGATTCTTCACCTTTTTTTTCTGATTGGTATTTCTCCCGGTGGTGGGTATCTTAGATTCGGGTTTGGCTTTTGGTTTCATCCCTGGTGCTCCTGTACAAAGAAAATGATATTGTTATACCTTCATATCACCTTGCCTTTTTTTTTCAAGTCATAACCGGCTTTTCCAACCTTTTTTAACAGAGGATAAAATCATTGAACCCCGTGTTTTAGGTGTGGTAGAGTCAAATCCAAAGATAACCTAAACAATCGTCAGGAATAGCCAATATGTCTAAACCGGTTCCATTCTTCATTGCACTGACCGCCTTGCTCTTTTCCATGTCCGCCGCTGCCGGGGCCCAGAGCGTATTCACCAACAAGCTGGGCATGCGCTTTGTACTCATCCCTGCCGGCTCTTTTTTAATGGGCAGCCCAAAAAGCGAAAAGGGCCGAAACTGGAATGAAAAGCAACACAGGGTCACCATCAGCAAAAGCTTTTACATGGGAGAAACCGAAGTCACCCAGGGCCAGTGGAACCGCCTGGTTTCCCCCAACCCCTCCGCCTTTAAGCTGGGCAGTGCCTACCCCGTGGATTCGGTTTCCTGGAACGACGCCGTGGCCTTTATAGATTATCTCAACAAGTGGGAAGGCACCACCAAGTACCGGCTGCCGACGGAGGCGGAATGGGAATATGCCTGCCGGGCGGGGAGCACCACGGCCTTTTCCTCCGGGCCTGTGACCACCTTTTCATGCAATGAACCGGAACCCGCCCTGGTGAAAACGGCATGGTACTGTTACAATTCCGGCCTTGCAGACCCGGCCCGGGACTTCAAACCCCACCCGGTCAGACTGCTCAAGCCCAACCGCTGGGGACTGTACGACATGCACGGAAATGTCCAGGAATGGGTCCAGGATGCCTGTGAATGGCGCAGCATATTAAAGGCCAAAGTCGGAGTCATCACCCGGACCTATGTGGACGGAATAAAAAATCCCCTGGAAACAAAGGGGGAGCGCCGGGTGGTCCGGGGCGGGGGATGGTACCAGACCGCCAAATACCAGCGGGCCGCATACCGGACCTACTATAAACCCATTGCCCGCAGGAACAGCCTGGGCTTCAGGGTCGTCAGAATGAGATAAACTATATCTATCCGGTTTCGCCCCGTCCCGGGGCCGGGATCGGTTGCAGGGAAGCAAAGGCCGCTCTTAGGCGGACTCTTTGGAGAATCTTGTCCGGAGAAAGAGACCGGCGCCCAGCATAAGTATATCCCTGACCAGCAGCCCCACGGCACTGGCCGTATCCTTGGTGTCGGCAAAGGAAAAGCATCCGCAGTCAAACTGGTGACCACGGGCAAGGTTGAATCCGATGATGATGATAAAGCAGGCCAGCATGGCATTTATCAGGATAAGGCCAGGCCGCTTGTAAAGCCCGGTGATCAGACAGATGCCAGCCAGAAGTTCCACAAAGGGCACAAAGATGGCCAGCAGATTGATCAAGGCCCCGGGAAAGACCCCGTAGCCGTAAAGAATCAGGGCAAACTGGTCCGGTGCAAGGATTTTGTGCCAGGAGGCCCAGATAAAGGAAACGCCCAGTGCCAGACGCAGGGCCCAGGTCACCACCTTCCCCGTTGACTTATTCCAATTCAAATTCCATCTCCTGCCATTCGCTGTATCCGCCGGCATACACCGACACATCGGTGTACCCCAGTTTCATCAGCCGGGCACCGAATGTATGACTGTCCCGGCAGGTCACGCCGGCACAGTACAAAAGAAGAGGAGCATCCTTTTCCACGGTTTCCAAAAACCGGCCTATGATCTGGTCATATTCACTCAGGGGATAGGACAAGGCACCCGGCAGATGCCCCTGGCTGTACATATCGGGCCGCCGCACATCCACCAGCACCACAAGGCCCGAATCAATCATCCGCTTCACCTTGAGGGGATTGTTGATTTCCCTGGCATGGACCGCATCATCGCTGTTGGAGCCGGCCATGATCACCCCGGCCGTCTTATCCCACTGGCCGACCAGGGGGATGCCCGCCGGAGAAAAGGTGTTGATCCCGAATCCCAAGAAAAATGCAGCCAGCATTATGGACAGGCAGCCCCGGATATCCTTCATATTCATGGCGGCATTCCAGCGTCCGGTCCGGATCATAATCTCGCCCGGATGGCCTTGAACACATTTACCCGCTTTTGGACAACCATGAGCATCAGCCATTTTTCCAACAGCGCGGCCATCCTTTTTTCCTGCTCGGATTCAGGCTCCTTCCTCCCCTCCTGGATATCCATCCCTTCCATTTCGGGAAGCGGGGCGGTATCAGGCGGAGTGCCCCGGGATTCCGACAGCTGTTCCTCCAGCCGGGTCACAGCCTCCTCGGCCTCGGAAACCATAGCCGCATCGCCACCCTCATGGGTAAGTGTCCGGTACATGGCAAGGGCGTCATCCAGATACCCCTGGGATTCATACAAACGGGCCAACTCAATACTGGCAAATTGTTCTGTCATGGCAAAAGGTCCTTTGGATTGGGGTCCTTTATAGTTGATTGATGTTTGAAAATCAGTTCGTCCGGCGCGGCCATACCGTGGTCATGCCTGGCCTTGTGCCGGATATATTCCAGATCATGCTTAAGGCGGTTGATCTCTTTTTCTATTCTTTTATTCTCCTGGGATTCCTTCCGGACCCGGGCAGTGATCCTGGCTTCCTTCTCAGTCAAGGCCCGGTAGTCCATCACCCCGTTGGTGGAAAAAAAAATCAGGCCTAAAATCAAAAGGACGATTCCGATCCCCAGATAAAGGCCGATCTTTTCAATGGTGGTCATATTCTTTGGGAAACTACCTTTTTCAATAGGTTTACATCCTGCTTTGCCGCCAGCCCGGCCCCTCCGAAGAAAAACAGAACGCCTGCAGCAATGGCAACGGCAAGTCCCAAACCCTGGGTCAAAACCGTTTCAGGCATCCATGCGGCCCAGAGCATCCAGATCCGCCGAACAAGAAACGCCATTATACCAGAGATAAAAAGCGCTCTGCAAGCACAAACCCATAAGGGTTTCAACCCGGCGTCCACAGGGGCGCACAGAGCGAGAATAAAGAATCCGGCACCGGCGGAGATGGCCACGGACAGGGCCAGTCCGGTCACGCCCAAGGCCCGGCCCAGAAATACCCCCAGCACCAGGTTGGTGCAGATGGCCCCAAGGCCGGCAAAAAAGGGCAGCCGGACATTGGCAAGGGCAAAATAGAAGGTCACAAAGAGCCGGGTGCCGGCCATGGCCCAGAGTCCGGCACAGAGCCAGAAAAGGCAATCCCCTGTCTGGGCGGCAGCCCCTGCGTCAAAAGCCCCCCGGCCGAACAAAAGGCTGACAATGGGACGGTTCAGCGCCATCATCCCGGCCATGGCCGGGATGGTCAAAAAAACGACCAGCCGGACCCCCATGTCAAATGCCGGCCGGACGCCGTCCATATTCTGGACTGCGGCCTTTCCCGAGAGCAAGGGGAGAAAGACCGTCGCCACAGAGGCGGCAAACAGGGCCAGGGGGAATTGCACCAGACGCTCGGCATAATAAAGGCAGGAGACCGCCCCCGGGGCCAGTTTGGATGCCAGCAGACCGGCCACCAGCATATTGATCTGGAATGCCGCCGCCCCGACAACCGAAGGCAGCAGCGTTTTAAGGGTACGGACCACCCCGGGATGCAAAAAAACGAACCGCCGGTAATCCAGCATCCCGGCGCGCCGCAGCCAGGGTAGCTGGAAGGCCAGCTGAACCAGCCCTCCTGCGGTCACCCCGGCCGCAAGCACCGACACCGGAGGTGAAAAACGATCCGCAAGAAACAAGGTGGCGGTGATGACGCAAAGATTCAGAATGATGGGGGTGGCCGCGGGTACGATAAAATTGCCCAGGGAATTGAGAACCCCCATGGACAGGGCAACCATAAAAATCACCCCCATATAAGGCAGCATGAGTTTCAACAGCAGCACAGACAGGGTCTGAGCATAGCTCCCCTGGGCATACCCCGGTGCCAGTATCCCAATGACCAGGGGGGCCAGATAGATCCCCACCACGACCAGGACGGCCGCAAATAAGGAAACCAAAAAACAGGCGGACAGGAACATGGATACGGCATTTTCCTTTCCTTCCCTTGCCATCACCCCTGAAAATACCGGTATAAAGGAGATGCTAAGAATTCCGTCGGCCATCATTTTTCGGGCAAGGTCAAAGGGCCTGAAGGCAATGAAAAAAGCGTCCGATGCCGGGGAGGCACCGAAAACGAATGCAATAAGGGCATCCCTCACCATCCCCAGAACCCTTGAAATCAATGTTATACTGCTGACGGAGGCCGCCTTTCTAAAAAAAATCACTCCAGCTTTTCCTTGACAAATCCCATTAATCCGTATATTTTATCGAATTTGAAATATGGTTTAATATTATTAATAATTTATAAATTTATGAAGGAGCTAGACCAAGTTGGCTAACCATAAATCCGCAAAGAAACGTGCAAAACAAAGTCAGGTTAGACGGATGAGAAACAAATCCGTAAAAACCAACCTCAAAACCCTGGAAAAAAAGCTGCGTGCAGCAAAAGAGGCCGGTGAAGCCACCGAAGAGCTGATGAAGCAGACCCAGTCTGCCATTCACAAAGCAGCCAAAAAAGGCATTGTTCACAAGAAAACCGCTTCCAGAAAGATTTCAAGACTTTTCAAACTTGTAAACGCTTAAGAACGCGCGTTTCGGCCTAGATTAGCACAGCCGGTCCAGACAGAAATACAGCACAGGCGTATATCTGGTTTACCAGATATACGCCTGTGGCGTTTTTAGAAATTGCTGGTCATCCGGCTGACAAGACGTTCTGCCACGCGCTGGGCAATGGTCTCCACAGCCTGGCGCTTATCCGCCTCATCCTCTACCGAATTGTCTGACACATCATAGGATTCCTGGGCGGAAAAATCCTTTACCGACCAGAGAATCTCACCCTCGGCGTCGATGAGCTTCACATCCACCACCGCCGTCACCCGGCGCTCCGTCACACTGGTGGAGGACGACCGGGACAGGGTTGCGAATGTAATGGATTTCACCGTCCCGGCAATCTTCCGGCCAGCCTCATCCACCACCCGTGTATCGGTTTTAGACGTGATTTCACGGATCAGTTCATTGGTAAAGCTGACCCCGGCACCGGGTTCGGAACTCCTGTTTTCAAATACGCCCACGGTCACCCGGGTCACATTTTCGTTTACATATCCGCCGCCGGCCAGGCGGTAGCCGCACCCTGCGGCCACCACCATGATCAACAGCACTGCAATCCCCAGTTTCAGTGTTTTCATCTTTACACCACGATGTTTACAAGGGTTTGTTTTTTCCGGATGACGATCATCTTTCTGACCGCCTTGCCCTCGACATATTTTACTATCCGGTCATCGGCCAATGCCATCTTCTTGATCTCTTCCTCATCCGTATCCGCGCCGGTGTTGAATTTTGCCCGGAGCTTCCCGTTCACCTGGACCACTACCAGCATCTCGTCCGAGGTCAACGAGTCCTCCCGGAATTCCGGCCAGGACTGCTCTATTATGGAGCCTTCGTGCCCCATGCGCCGGAAGAGTTCTTCGCAGAAATGGGGAACAATGGGAGAGAGAAGCAGGAGTACATTTTCCAGACTGAACCAAAGTACCGCACGCGTCTCATTGTCGGCCTTTTCAATATCAACGGCATACATGGCGTTGACCAGTTCCATTACAGCGGAGATGGCCGTATTAAAATGGAAACTGTCGTCAATGTCGTTGGTCACCTTTTGGATGGTCTGGTTGGCCTTAATGTACAGATCCTTGGCAGCGCCGGATTTCAGGTCGCCGGCCGGCCCAGTGTAAGGGGCGACACCCTGCATCTTTTCCATGCAATTGATGGCCAGCCGCCACACCCGGTTGACAAAGCGGTTGGAGCCTTCCACCCCGTCCTCACTCCATTCCAGATCCCGCTCGGGCGGTGCCGCAAAGAGGCAGAACAGCCGGGTTACGTCGGCGCCATACTGCTCCAGCAGGGCGTTGGGATCCACCACGTTTTTCTTGGACTTGGACATCTTGATCACCCGGCCCACTTCCACATCGCTGCCGCAGCGGGTGCAGCCCAGGCCCTCGCCTTTTTTCTCGGCCTCTTCCGGGAAGAGGAAGCCGTGTTCCGGGCAGGTCATGGTTTCCTTGCAGACCATGCCCTGGGTGAGCAGGCGGGTAAAGGGCTCTTTAAAATCAATCAGGCCCAGGGTATTGAGCACCCGCATGAAGTAGCGGGAATAGAGCAGATGGAGTACCGCATGCTCCACACCGCCGATGTACTGGTCAACCGGGGCCCAGTATTTCACAGCCTCGGGATCGAACATGCCCTGGTCGTACCGGGGAGAGCAGTATCTCAGGTAATACCAGGAGGACTCCACAAAAGTGTCCATGGTGTCGGTATCCCGGCGGGCATCTTCCCTGCCGCAGGCCGGACAGGTGGCCTGGGCAAAATAGTCCAGGGTGGGCAGGGGGGAGCCGCCCTTTTCAAGCAGATTGGCATCCTCGGGAAGCGTGATGGGCAGGTCGGATTCCGGCACAGGCACCACGCCGCAGGAGGGACAGTGGATCACCGGGATGGGTGCCCCCCAGTATCTCTGGCGGGAAATGCCCCAGTCCCGGAGGCGGTAGGAAATTGCTTTTTTACCCCGGCCTTCCTCGTCCAGCCAGTTGGTGATGGTTTCCAGAGCCTCTTCGCTGTCCATGCCGTCGAACTTTCCGGAATTTACCATCACCCCGCGGCCGGAAAAGGCCTCGGTCATGGTGGCTGGATCCAGAGTTTCTCCCTGGGGCTGAACCACGATGCGGATTTCAAGGCCATATTTTTTTGCAAATTCAAAGTCACGCTGGTCGCCGCAGGGCACGGACATGATGGCACCGGTGCCGTACTCCATGAGCACGAAGTTGGCCGTGTAGATGGGGATTTTCTCGCCGGTGGCCGGATTGATGCAGTGGGCGCCGGTGAACACCCCTTCTTTTTCATATTTTTCAATGCCGTCGGCGGAACGTTCCTGCTTGGACACCTTTTCCACAAAGGCGGCCACGGCGTCTTCCTGTTCCGTTCCCCTGGACAATTCCTCCACCAGGGGATGCTCCGGGGCCAGACACATGAAGGTGGCGCCGAACACTGTGTCCGGCCGGGTGGTAAAGACGTTGAGGTCCTCGTCCCTGCCGTCGATCTTGAACTTGAGCTCAGCACCGATGCTTTTGCCGATCCAGTTTTTCTGCATGGTCGTGACCTTGTCCGGCCATCCGGGCAGCTTATCGCAATAGACCAGGAGGTCCTCGGCATAATCGGTGATTTTAAAAAACCACTGCCAGAGTTTTTTCTGCTCTACGGGCTGTGAACAGCGCCAGCAGCAGTCCTGTTCCACCTGCTCGTTGGCCAGGACGGTCTGGCATTTTTCACACCAGTTGACATAGGACTCCTTGCGGTAGGCCATGCCCTTTTCAAGCATTTTTAAAAAGAGCCACTGCTCCCATCGATAATATTCGGGCCGGCAGGTGGCGATTTCCCGGTCCCAGTCGTAGGAAAAACCCATCTTTTTGAGCTGGGCCCGCATGGCCCTGATATTCTCATAGGTCCAGGCCGCCGGATGGGTGTTGTTGTCGATGGCCGCATTTTCCGCAGGCATCCCAAAGGCGTCCCATCCCATGGGATGAATGACATTGAACCCCTTCATCCGCTTGTACCGGACCACCACGTCGCCGATGGTGTAATTGCGCACATGGCCGATATGGATCTTACCCGACGGATACGGAAACATTTCCAGAAGATAGTATTTTTCTTTGGACCTATCTTCGGAAACCTTGAAAAGCTGATTTTTATTCCAGTAATCCTGCCATTTGGGTTCTACCTCGGCCGGGTTATACCGTTCCTCCATTATTCAAATTCCTTTCGAAAACATCTATTATTCAATAGTAAACTCTATTAGATGCCATATGCCGGATCAAATAGCAAGGGCGGCACACAAAGCTTTTGGATTAATTTTCGATTCGGGGGTATACTGCCCCCCATGACAACAAACCTGCACAAACTGACCCCGGCGGAACTGGGCCGGCTTTTCCCCGTTATCATCACCAGGGCGCAGCCGGAGTGGCCACAGATATTCACCCGGGAAAAACAGCGTCTGACAAGGCTTCTGAAACAAAAAATCTGCGGCAGGATTGAACATGTCGGCTCCACTGCGGTGCCGGGTCTGGCGGCTAAACCCACCATTGATATCCTCATTGAGATCGTTGACACGCCTGCCAACCGCGCCTCAATCATTGCCGCCATGGAAGACGAGGGATATATCCACATGAAGGAACAGAGCCACCTCATGATGGTCAAGGGGTATACACCGGCGGGCATGGAAATCCCATCCTTCCATATCCATATGGGCAGCCCCGGTTTTCCCAAGCTTGAGGAGATGATCCGGTTCAGGGACATCCTCAGGGCAGACCGGGCCGCCGCCCGGGACTACGAAACCCTGAAAAGGAGCTTGGCCCGCAGATACAGAACCGACCGGGAAACCTACACCCAGGCAAAGACAGACTTCATCCGGGCCCGCCTGGCGGATTAGATGCACTGCCGCAGGAGTCACCCCCCGCCGTCAACAAACCGCAGGTTGTACTCGTTATGCCTGCCACCCTGAATCTGGCCGTCCAGGGCATCCAGGGCCTCAATGAGATTGCCGGGCAGTGGCATTCCCACGGCGGCCAGGTTTTCATCAATATACCCTCTGCGTTTCATTCCGGGTATGGGCACCACCTCCCCGCCCCGGGACAACAGCCAGGCAAGGGAAAGCTGGGCCGGGGTGATCCCCATTTCCCGGGCCGCCTGCCATACCCCTTCCATGGCCGCCAGGTTTTCCGCCATATTCCCGGGCGCGAATCTGGGGATCTGCCGCCTGTAATCGGTATTTTCCAAACGGCTGGTATCCGCCACATTTCCGGTAAGCGCCCCTCGGCCCAAGGGGCTGAATGCCACCAAAGAAACCTTAAGCTCACGGCAGGCCGGAAGAATCTCTTTTTCCACCGCCCTGTGCCAGAGGGAATATTCTGACTGGATCGCCGTCACCGGATGAACCGCACAGGCCCGCCGGAGAATCCCGGCAGACACCTCGGACAACCCGAGGAACCGGACCTTCCCCTGCCGCACCAGGTCAGCCATGGCGCCCACGGTCTCCTCCACCGGCACATCGGGGTCCAGGCGATGCATATAGTAAAGGTCTATCTCATCGATCCCCAGCCGGCGCAGACTGGCCTCACAGGCCCGTACCACGTACCCGGGCCGGCCGCAGACAGCCACATTCCCCTTCTCATCCCCCACAAACCCAAACTTGGTTGCCACCACGGCCTCTTTGCGCCTGCTCCGGAGCACCCTTCCGATGAGCCTTTCATTATGCCCGTCCCCGTAGACATCCCCCGTATCCAAGAAATTAATCCCCAGATCCAGGCAGCGGTTGACCGTGGCAATGGACTCCCCCTCATCGGCCCTGCCATAGGCGTGGGACATGCCCCAGCACCCCAGCCCCATCGCAGATACCTGCAAATGCCCCTTTCCCAACACTCGATATTTCATCCTGTTCCTCCCAACAATTGCCATGCCCTCGTTCCCATACAACTTGCTGCCCGCCGGGGCAAGAAGCTGTTTCAACAGTTGCCTGCCATCATTTTCCGGCCGGCGGCCTCCCCCATTCGGCCCGGGTGTCTCGCGGCAACACAATACCGCAGAAACATTTTGTAACACAATCCCATAGATTTAATACAAAAAAGCCAAGGATATTCAGCTATGATTAGATTGGGAGCACACGCCGGCAACGGTTGCTATTTTCCACGGGCTGGTATAATAAATTCCAGGTATGGATCCGGGATCTTACCGGTCCGGGCATGGTTCACCAAAAGAACGGAAACGAGGTATGAAACGCGTCACAGACATTTTAATATTTGGCTTTATGACCCTGCTTTTTGCCGGATGCACTGCGGCAACGAACCAGCCGGCAGCAAAAAGCGAAGATGTGTGGAACGAAGAGATACAGGAGATGGCCGACAGCGGCCAGACCTATAAACCCGCGGGCAACGGCGTGGTTTTCTTCAATAAAAACAAGCCCCGGCTCAAAACCGTACAGATATGGCTGGAAAGCGGCAAAACAGTATCTGCAAAAATAAAAGAATACATTGCCGGCATCATGCCGGGCAAAGGCGCATCCGGCACGAGCCTGGCACAAAAAATTGCAGGCAGGTGGTACGGCCTGGACACCAACCATGAGTCCGCAGTGGTGTTTACATTTGAACCCGACGGGCGATTTGTCCGCCAGGCCGGAGACGAAATCGAAACCGGCAGATATGAGTTTGAGCCGGCTGCCGATCCGGACAGCATCACATTTACCCCCCAGGCGCTGCCCGGGGGACGCTCAAGGCAATTTGAATTTATCACCGACGACGCCCTGCTTTTCAAGGGGGGACACCGGGACCTGATCCTCTTTAAACAGAGTTGATATGGT encodes:
- a CDS encoding methyl-accepting chemotaxis protein, translated to MFNKKSSLKTKFLTPICLVTLLAFAVTIAVVVGRAKEMAETDALENATQTAYRYGGEVKIQIEKGMEAARTLAEALEGMKKAADPTGRDLVAEMLKQILKRNPAFIGVWTVWEPNAFDGLDTEYANTEFHDATGRLAFLADRFGTSSNFGVCADYDIPGTGDYYLSPMKTGRETILDPYEWEQDGDKFLLATLAVPIQVNGRTMGVAGIDIALKTFQEMVKGIQIYETGYVAVIANNGSYVAHPKSGRLGKPMVDTDPWVTPFLKDINAGTGFTTRSSSKTADAEFIRICVPVTIGNTATPWAVMANVPRDIIFQKANAIMYLSAGIGMGALVILMVTVYLITGYIIRQLKKGVDFAETMSGGDLSRTLEIKSNDEIGTLSAALNKMVGSLGGMVKKVSGGVETLTDASGSLSAASSQMAASAEQSSASSAQVAAAAEELNAGMSAVAAATEQSAANIDLVASATEEMTATINEIAKNSENARTVTAQAADQAKMTTEKVRALGSAARDIDKVTAAITEISEQTNLLALNATIEAARAGEAGKGFAVVAGEIKTLAAQTAEATRQIKGNIDAIQTSTSESVLEIEDIAQVIIDIDNIVSTIAVAVEEQAATTGEIASNVTEISNGIQEVNGSITQSTQVSGEIAGQIAEISQASGEISQTSFQVRDQSAELTQLSVQLREMIGHFRL
- a CDS encoding LysM peptidoglycan-binding domain-containing protein codes for the protein MKPKAKPESKIPTTGRNTNQKKKVKNPGGFDLGGSLLKMNEFTLIMVGALVVTVLVFFLFFRSPDPDDRGREDTLGAAPQPAVAADPRMEQRIADLEVSLSRLAASSPMPEAPVQGDAKAVSDLDQRVTRLERAMTLKLDGLMDRLAKMEKRVAALKQAPAAVKPAAKLPKPVAAVSQKAPLKKKAVQTTKKKKTNIFHTVKKGETLWSISQKYKTSVAALRKLNNMTAKDNIYPGNNILVR
- a CDS encoding formylglycine-generating enzyme family protein — translated: MSKPVPFFIALTALLFSMSAAAGAQSVFTNKLGMRFVLIPAGSFLMGSPKSEKGRNWNEKQHRVTISKSFYMGETEVTQGQWNRLVSPNPSAFKLGSAYPVDSVSWNDAVAFIDYLNKWEGTTKYRLPTEAEWEYACRAGSTTAFSSGPVTTFSCNEPEPALVKTAWYCYNSGLADPARDFKPHPVRLLKPNRWGLYDMHGNVQEWVQDACEWRSILKAKVGVITRTYVDGIKNPLETKGERRVVRGGGWYQTAKYQRAAYRTYYKPIARRNSLGFRVVRMR
- a CDS encoding DoxX family membrane protein, coding for MCRCMPADTANGRRWNLNWNKSTGKVVTWALRLALGVSFIWASWHKILAPDQFALILYGYGVFPGALINLLAIFVPFVELLAGICLITGLYKRPGLILINAMLACFIIIIGFNLARGHQFDCGCFSFADTKDTASAVGLLVRDILMLGAGLFLRTRFSKESA
- a CDS encoding rhodanese-like domain-containing protein, which encodes MIRTGRWNAAMNMKDIRGCLSIMLAAFFLGFGINTFSPAGIPLVGQWDKTAGVIMAGSNSDDAVHAREINNPLKVKRMIDSGLVVLVDVRRPDMYSQGHLPGALSYPLSEYDQIIGRFLETVEKDAPLLLYCAGVTCRDSHTFGARLMKLGYTDVSVYAGGYSEWQEMEFELE
- a CDS encoding septum formation initiator family protein, which produces MTTIEKIGLYLGIGIVLLILGLIFFSTNGVMDYRALTEKEARITARVRKESQENKRIEKEINRLKHDLEYIRHKARHDHGMAAPDELIFKHQSTIKDPNPKDLLP